The DNA region CCGGGCTAATTTTTTGTGATCAAAATAATGAGAGCCAGGAAGTGTGAGCTGGAATCTTGAAAGATGTAAACGGGTCTTTAAGTTTGAGGGGGACGATGACCGTCCCCCTTTTTTTTAAGTGATATCAACACGAGTTAGTTCAAAATAATTCATAGAGTTTAAATTAGTTACTTTGTATTAATAATACAGTCACATTAATACTCGACAAATAGAAAAAGTCCGTTATACTATAAATGCATGAGGTGTGCTCTTATAGACCTGGAAAACGCCAAAGATAAAAGGATCATGAATGTCCACTCATATTGAATCTTTCCCGCGCAGTTTTTTCCAACTCTTTTCAAAAACTTCGGGTCCAGAAGTGATCGTTTCTCCTTTCCTAATGGGAGGACTCCTCCTAGAGGGGGAAAAGATTGGACTTTACAATTCAACTTTTGGAATCACGATTTTTGTACTCTCCACCATTTTAATTCTTGGCATCCTCGTCTGGAAAAACGCCAGCGCGCTGGATCGCATGGCTCTTCAGCGGGAACGGATGGAAAAAGATCGGGACCGTTTCTTTAATCTTTCTCTTGATATGTTATGTATTACTGAGGGCGACGGTTACTTTAAACAATTAAATCCTTCATGGCAAAGAATTCTTGGCTGGACTACTGAAGAACTCCTGTCAAAACCTTACCTTGGTCTGATTCACCCCGACGACCGGGAGGCGACGATCAACGTGGCCAAAACCCTTTATTCCGGAAGTCCCATTATCACTTTTGAAAATCGCTACAGGACCAAAGAGGGGACCTATCGCTGGCTGCAGTGGAAAACGATTCCCGATATGGAAAAAAGACTCTTTTACTCTTCAGCCAGGGATGTGACGGAGCAGAAAAATTCCGATCATGCCATTTTAAAACTCAACGAAGAACTCCAACACAATGCCGCCCAGTTAGAAGGTGCAAACAAGGAACTTGAAGCTTTTTCTTATTCGGTTTCCCACGATCTTCGGGCCCCATTGAGGGCCTTGGACGGATTCAGCCAGGCGCTTCTGGAAAAGGAATCCGAAAAATTGGACGATCGCGGGAAGGACTATCTTCGCCGAATTCGTGCAGCCAGCCAGAGAATGGCTCAACTCATTGATGACATGCTCAACCTCTCCAGTGTAACCAGAATCGAAATGGTGCGGGAAGATGTTGATTTGAGCGGTTTAGCCAGGACAATTCTCAAGGACCTTCAAATTGATCAACCTGAACGCCAGGTAGAATGTCGGGTCGTCTCTGGAGCGATGGCGACGGGAGATGGTCGGCTCCTCCGGCAGGTCCTGGTAAATCTCCTGGGAAATGCCTGGAAGTTTACCGCCAAACATGCCAGGGCCGTTATCGAATTTGGAATGACCTTCGAAAATGGCAAGCCGGTCTATTTTGTCCGGGACGATGGGGCTGGATTTGATATGACGTACGCAAATAAGCTATTTGGGGCCTTCCAAAGAATGCATCGGGCCACCGAATTTGCCGGGACAGGCGTTGGGCTGGCGACGGTTCAAAGAATTGTTCATCGACATGGCGGCAGGGTCTGGGCGGAGGCAGAAACTGAAAAAGGCGCAGTTTTTAATTTCACTCTTTCATAAGGAGGCATTTCATGCAGGATCGAATTATTTTGCTGATTGAAGACAATCCCGATGACGAGGAACTGACCCGAATGGCCCTTGAGAAAAACAGCATTAAGAACAGAATCGTCATAGCCCATGACGGAGTCGAAGCGCTTGATTATCTCTTCGGAAACGGATCTCAGTCCGGACTGGATGCAATACACCTTCCGGATCTTATTCTGTTGGACCTCAAGTTGCCCAAATTAGACGGATTTGAAGTTTTGAGGAGAATTCGCATGGATGCCAAGACCCGCCTGCTTCCTGTTGTCATTCTGACTTCCTCAAAAGAGGAGCAGGATAAAGTAAGCGGTTACAAACTTGGGGCCAACAGTTACATCCGAAAGCCGGTCGACTTTACACAATTTACCGAGGCAGTACGGCAATTGGGGCTTTATTGGCTCGTTCTGAATGAAGCCCTGACGGGGAGGGATTTCTGATGGCAACGTCTATTCGCGTTTTGATTGTTGAAGACTCTGAAGAAGATACGGAGTTACTCGTCAATGAACTCCGGCGGGGAGGGTACGATCCCGTATTTGAACGTGTAGATAACGAGAGCGATATGACCATCGCGCTGGAAGGATCGGATTGGGACGTAATTATTTCAGACTTTAACATGCCCCAATTTACCGGGATCAGAGCTTTATTTCTTGTTCAAAAATATGGATTTGACATTCCATTTATCGTCATGTCCGGGTCTATCGGAGAGGAGATAGCCGTAGCTTGTATGAAGTCCGGGGCTCACGATTACATTATGAAAGATAATACGGCACGCCTTCTTCCTGCGATTTCAAGAGAATTGGACGAGGCAAAAATTCGAAAAAG from Nitrospirota bacterium includes:
- a CDS encoding response regulator encodes the protein MQDRIILLIEDNPDDEELTRMALEKNSIKNRIVIAHDGVEALDYLFGNGSQSGLDAIHLPDLILLDLKLPKLDGFEVLRRIRMDAKTRLLPVVILTSSKEEQDKVSGYKLGANSYIRKPVDFTQFTEAVRQLGLYWLVLNEALTGRDF
- a CDS encoding PAS domain S-box protein, with product MSTHIESFPRSFFQLFSKTSGPEVIVSPFLMGGLLLEGEKIGLYNSTFGITIFVLSTILILGILVWKNASALDRMALQRERMEKDRDRFFNLSLDMLCITEGDGYFKQLNPSWQRILGWTTEELLSKPYLGLIHPDDREATINVAKTLYSGSPIITFENRYRTKEGTYRWLQWKTIPDMEKRLFYSSARDVTEQKNSDHAILKLNEELQHNAAQLEGANKELEAFSYSVSHDLRAPLRALDGFSQALLEKESEKLDDRGKDYLRRIRAASQRMAQLIDDMLNLSSVTRIEMVREDVDLSGLARTILKDLQIDQPERQVECRVVSGAMATGDGRLLRQVLVNLLGNAWKFTAKHARAVIEFGMTFENGKPVYFVRDDGAGFDMTYANKLFGAFQRMHRATEFAGTGVGLATVQRIVHRHGGRVWAEAETEKGAVFNFTLS